One region of Gossypium raimondii isolate GPD5lz chromosome 6, ASM2569854v1, whole genome shotgun sequence genomic DNA includes:
- the LOC105774503 gene encoding uncharacterized protein LOC105774503, whose amino-acid sequence MNQLLESPLEALAFNYVSFGIFTVIHNLWTWIAILTAAVSFWRIRAVVGASVQSNDQKPSASISDRAHDESRPILGADEKPTPSASVSTPPPASVSETSGSQLVTKGGKFKLTVYYVDDDVDVDGGMTVTEWSDGGEGRCCGEWWESWERVLRLRKGEAGWYRYQDLTALNGNVVRLWDESCRRW is encoded by the coding sequence ATGAATCAGTTGTTGGAATCTCCACTCGAAGCTTTGGCATTTAACTATGTGAGTTTTGGGATTTTCACGGTTATTCATAATCTGTGGACGTGGATTGCTATTCTCACTGCTGCGGTTAGTTTTTGGAGGATAAGAGCCGTCGTCGGCGCCTCCGTTCAAAGTAATGACCAGAAGCCGTCGGCGTCTATTTCTGATCGTGCCCATGATGAGTCTCGACCGATTCTCGGCGCCGATGAAAAGCCGACCCCTTCAGCTTCAGTTTCAACTCCCCCTCCAGCTTCCGTCTCAGAAACAAGCGGTTCGCAGTTGGTGACCAAAGGAGGGAAATTCAAGTTGACTGTTTATTACGTGGATGATGACGTAGACGTCGACGGTGGGATGACGGTAACGGAATGGAGTGACGGTGGTGAAGGGAGGTGCTGCGGGGAGTGGTGGGAGAGTTGGGAAAGAGTGTTGAGGTTGAGGAAAGGGGAAGCAGGGTGGTACCGTTATCAGGATTTGACGGCGTTAAACGGCAATGTTGTTAGGTTATGGGATGAATCATGCAGGAGGTGGTGA